The genomic segment acaattcgtcaattataattaacaaatattgtacaaaaaaattaaaaaatctatctttaaaaaaaaattctttgatattggattaataaaaaacaaatgaaaattaaGAACATTTTTATCGCTGTAAACTCTTTCAGTTTCTCAgcatattatttaaataatttttaatataatttttttatttaatataataaaaatgggTTTACTAATTATAGTTTGTCATATGTCCAAAAAAACGTAAAATGATAGTATtaaaatttctaataaaaaagaatttaatcAATTATAGTATGTCATATGTCAAGACAcgtaaaattatattaaaataataataaaaaacttaaCCAATTATAGTatgtcatatataaaaaaaaaatgtttctgaTGAGTTCTCAACTGAAAACCGTTTCTCAACTTTTCTCTTActttagtatatttattttacttttttattagtGAAAGTTCTTGTTAGAAACGATAAATTAAGATGctctaagaaaatatttaagacaTTATTACAAcagatgtttttaaaaaatggtagACTTTTGTGTCATTTGTTATATCATCTTGTAAAAAATGATGAATGcattttacttttttcatttttttgctttattttaacTGGAAATACAATAAATCAGAGAATTGTGTAACATAGATCTTTACATGTATAAAAATGGTTTTACATGTATGACATATGCAGGATTTTGAATGAGATCACTTTCAATATAAATGGTTTAACATGTATTTATGCTCGATTCTGAAAGTGTTCACAATAAGATCCCCTTCAAAATACATGGTTTAACATGTACCTATGCATGATATATAAGTTGCTCATGATGAGTGCACcttgataaaagaaaagtgtttaaaactttattacAATCACCTTGACAAAAGTGTTCTTGCTTCTTTTGACATGtgattttttgtatttgcaCTAAATTTTGCTTCAACAAGgtcgttgtagtatagtggtaagtattcccgcctgtcacgcgggtgacccgggttcgatccccggcaacggcgtctttttgtatacattttttttttttggaattttaagtttaaaacaCTTTCAACTCCCTTAATTTCGGTTAAATTCATTAGTTAAAAATAGAAGCTAATTAATATTGAAACTAATACATTATTAAATACATTACTTTTCAGTTTTTCACTCTATAAAGCAGCAGAAGAAAAAGCTTCCTCTAACTTGTTTCTGCTGCAAGTTTGCATCCGTAGGAATCTGATCTCCGTCTCTAACAGCCATCAATGAGCAAGTTCCAGGCGATTCTGGTGGCAATACCGCATTTTCGGACGAGAATACACGTTTAATGGACGGAGGAACAAGCTCAGGTGCTGAGAATGTGGAGAGGCAACGTAGAAGCATTTGAATAATCTCTGTGAAGTTTGGTCGATAGTTTGGATCTTCTTTCCAGCAAGATGTTACGATCATTGCTAAATCCCCTGGTAAATCGTCTGCGCTAGGCCTCAAGTTCTAACCGGCAATATGAAAGCATACAACAATTAGAATCAAACGGTTTGAaacttaaagaaacaaaatggttTGGATTTAAGATTCAAACGGTTagaaaacaagaatcaaagTGTTTCAAAACACAAGAACTAAACGGTTagaaatcaagaatcaaacaataaaatatcaagaaccaagaataaaaatcaagaatcaaatgGATGAAGTCTAGAACTAAACGTTTAAATTACTATCAAGGTTAAAACTTTGATCAAGAATCAAATGGTTGAGACTTGAAAATCAAGAATCACATGGTTGAGACTTCGAAATCAAGAATGAAACCTTAAATGCAGCAGCGTAAGCAGCTTGGAGATTTGACATGCCTTCAAAAGGTAACTTGTTGTGGATAAGCTCCCACAAGACGATGGCGAAGCTGTATGCATCTACCTTATGGTTATAGTGTTTTTTCTCGCCATGCCTCAATGTGACCGTACTATAAAGCTATTTAACCGTAACTTTTGGATTCAGCAAATTGTTGGAGCCAAAAGGCAAATGCAAAACACGAAAAATGATTTCATTGAGTATAGTATTAGTACCTCGGGAGCCATCCAACGATATGTACCAGTTTCTGCGGTCATCATCTCGGTTAATGATTCTTCTCTAGCTAAACCGAAATCTGCTAGCTTAACCGTCTTATAATCTGCAGTTAAGATTAAGTTCTCTGCAATCCaacaaaaagatagaaataaGACCAAGATTGTAACTTTTAGAATGTCTTGACGTGTGATCGGTTAAACTGTCACCTGGTTTGAGATCACGGTGGATGACTCCATGAGAGTGTAAGCATTCCATGGCCCGAGCAATATCAAGAGCAAACCCAACAGCTAAACGCATGTCCAAACGCCCTGGACGCAAACTCACAAGGTATTTACGCAAGGTACCACCGAGTAAAAGCTCGGTGACTATAACCATGATTGGTTCTTTGCAAGCTCCAATGAACTACACAAAGTTACCGAATCAAAACGTTTAGCCTTGTCTCTAACCAAACTCTCTAGAAATATGAACCAGAGATTGGTAAAAGATAAGAAGCTGAACCTCGACCAAGTTTTTGTGTTGAACTCTAGACAACATAGAGACCTCTCTTGCGAATCTGCTCTCTCTTTTCGCAATCTCTTCCGGAGATTCTCCTCTTTTAACAATCTTAATAGcaactgttttgtttttatacctaaacaattaaacaaagaaaccacacatCTCCTTATCAATCTCACTACTCTTCATCAACAATAACACgtcaccaaaccaaaattctcACTTACACCAAAAACTGATTCACACTAAATTTCCAGTGGATGCGTTAGCAAATATTGATACAAAAACTACCCTTTTGATCCCTTAACTCATTGAACAACCcattaaactaaaaattatattgctAAAGACTAcatatttttcagaaaaaacTTTCAATCTTTTCTTCACAATATGCAAAGTCTCAAGTTCAAGAACCAAGCAAGAACGATCCCCGAGAAAAAGGGAATCAATAATGGATTTAAGAATCATAAAGTAAAACTGAAgcaaaaattagaatttttatgatattaatcTGATAAATGGAGCAAAATTGAATTAAGTAAACTTACTTTCCTTCATAAATTTTGGCATGAGCACCTTCACCAATCTTGGGACCAACAAAGAGATGTTGAGGATCAACGACCCATTTAGGATCTAATTCAAACACTTCATTAGAGTAACACTCAGTTACAGATCCCATTACCAAAAGgtttagattttgtttgattatagAGACTTGTCAAATCAAAACCCTTTTGATGATCAATTAATCATTCTTGGTACCATCAAGAAAATATGCTTTTTGGGGATATAAAAGCGAAATCAAGAGACttccataaatataataaaacaataaactcAGAAGAGACAACAATATCAACTTGtgaataacaaaaaatacaaaaataagatattCTGAAACTGAGTTGtgtgacacaaaaaaaaaaacagtgaagaTAATTAAACCCAGATGGAGAAATGGTCAAAAATGTGATGATAAAGATGGTCGTACTGCTGGTAAAGATTTGAATTTAATgtatttgtaaacttttttgttttttggattttgaattaGTAATAAGACAAAAAGTTCTGAATTATCAGAAAAGATGTTTGCTATATCCGCCGCGTAAGTAAAGTGACAAGAAAATTtcgtatctctctctctgttttgttctgtcCTTTTTTGGTCGGCCAAAGTTACAGAAGCGTAAAATTGACTAAATAATACACAAACCGAATAAAATCAAATGAATAGAACCG from the Camelina sativa cultivar DH55 chromosome 12, Cs, whole genome shotgun sequence genome contains:
- the LOC104732766 gene encoding serine/threonine-protein kinase HT1-like isoform X2; protein product: MGSVTECYSNEVFELDPKWVVDPQHLFVGPKIGEGAHAKIYEGKYKNKTVAIKIVKRGESPEEIAKRESRFAREVSMLSRVQHKNLVEFIGACKEPIMVIVTELLLGGTLRKYLVSLRPGRLDMRLAVGFALDIARAMECLHSHGVIHRDLKPENLILTADYKTVKLADFGLAREESLTEMMTAETGTYRWMAPENLRPSADDLPGDLAMIVTSCWKEDPNYRPNFTEIIQMLLRCLSTFSAPELVPPSIKRVFSSENAVLPPESPGTCSLMAVRDGDQIPTDANLQQKQVRGSFFFCCFIE
- the LOC104732766 gene encoding serine/threonine-protein kinase HT1-like isoform X1, which translates into the protein MGSVTECYSNEVFELDPKWVVDPQHLFVGPKIGEGAHAKIYEGKYKNKTVAIKIVKRGESPEEIAKRESRFAREVSMLSRVQHKNLVEFIGACKEPIMVIVTELLLGGTLRKYLVSLRPGRLDMRLAVGFALDIARAMECLHSHGVIHRDLKPENLILTADYKTVKLADFGLAREESLTEMMTAETGTYRWMAPELYSTVTLRHGEKKHYNHKVDAYSFAIVLWELIHNKLPFEGMSNLQAAYAAAFKNLRPSADDLPGDLAMIVTSCWKEDPNYRPNFTEIIQMLLRCLSTFSAPELVPPSIKRVFSSENAVLPPESPGTCSLMAVRDGDQIPTDANLQQKQVRGSFFFCCFIE